One genomic window of Desulfovibrio subterraneus includes the following:
- a CDS encoding KamA family radical SAM protein — translation MSTYYTHSLDSLPLTDSEKQAVTKVMAQYQFRANDYYLSLIDWENPSDPIRRIIVPHPDEARGWGALDPSSECDYTVMPGLQHKYSDTAIMLASDVCGGLCRFCFRKRIFMDGSEPAKVDVPEALRYIEGATEISNVLISGGDPLLLSTARLEEIISGLSAIPHVQFIRIGSRMPVFDPYRIINDPALVKMLGSYSRPGSKIYIQTHFNHPNEITEAAQKAVHMLQRAGIILTNQTPLLRGVNDDPEVLADLFNGLARMGVPPYYLFVCRPTTGNQHFTVPVEEGYTILQAALRHCSGPAKRARFCMSHATGKIEVLGVTEDQVLFRRHRAPADKVAGEIFGFPRNPRATWLDDYLDTEADSAEALQAESAALDLPDLCKTCGAGVPRPN, via the coding sequence ATGTCTACGTACTATACACATTCTTTGGACAGTCTGCCGCTGACCGATTCTGAAAAGCAGGCTGTGACCAAAGTAATGGCGCAGTATCAGTTCCGCGCCAACGATTACTATCTTTCTCTCATCGACTGGGAGAATCCCTCCGATCCCATCCGCCGCATCATTGTGCCGCATCCTGACGAAGCCCGCGGCTGGGGCGCGCTTGATCCCTCCAGTGAGTGTGATTACACTGTCATGCCCGGGCTGCAGCATAAGTATTCCGACACGGCCATCATGCTGGCCAGCGACGTATGCGGCGGGCTTTGCCGTTTCTGTTTCCGCAAACGCATTTTCATGGACGGGTCCGAGCCTGCAAAGGTCGATGTACCCGAAGCGTTGCGGTATATCGAGGGGGCCACCGAGATCTCCAATGTGCTGATATCCGGCGGCGATCCGCTGCTGCTTTCAACCGCCAGGCTCGAAGAGATCATCAGCGGGCTTTCCGCCATTCCCCATGTGCAGTTCATCCGCATAGGCTCGCGTATGCCCGTGTTCGATCCGTACCGGATCATCAATGATCCTGCACTGGTCAAAATGCTCGGCAGCTACAGCCGCCCCGGCAGCAAGATCTACATTCAGACGCATTTCAACCATCCCAACGAGATCACGGAAGCAGCCCAGAAGGCCGTGCATATGCTGCAGCGGGCCGGCATCATTCTTACCAACCAGACGCCGCTGCTGCGCGGAGTGAATGATGATCCTGAGGTGCTGGCCGACCTGTTCAACGGACTGGCCCGTATGGGGGTGCCTCCGTACTACCTGTTCGTGTGCCGCCCCACCACCGGCAATCAGCATTTCACTGTGCCCGTTGAAGAGGGATATACCATTCTGCAGGCCGCTCTCAGGCATTGCTCCGGCCCTGCCAAGCGGGCCCGCTTCTGCATGTCGCATGCTACAGGCAAGATAGAGGTGCTGGGCGTAACCGAGGATCAGGTGCTCTTCCGCAGACATCGTGCTCCCGCAGACAAGGTGGCGGGAGAAATATTCGGATTTCCAAGAAATCCCCGCGCCACATGGCTTGACGACTACCTTGATACCGAGGCGGACAGCGCCGAAGCCCTGCAGGCCGAATCAGCTGCTCTCGACCTTCCGGACCTGTGCAAGACCTGCGGTGCCGGTGTGCCGCGTCCCAACTAG
- a CDS encoding rubredoxin, with amino-acid sequence MHKYECPCGYIYDPMEGDSENNIPPETAFENLPDDWVCPLCGAEKEFFTKKA; translated from the coding sequence ATGCATAAATACGAATGTCCCTGCGGATATATCTATGACCCCATGGAAGGCGATTCTGAAAACAATATTCCGCCGGAAACAGCCTTCGAGAATCTGCCGGATGACTGGGTATGTCCCTTGTGTGGTGCTGAAAAGGAATTCTTCACCAAAAAGGCGTAG
- a CDS encoding PAS domain-containing protein, producing the protein MFRLLRGIRMPLSTKVAAVGTVLFACSGICVLGALLALSVSAPLTPVDIVWLMACCAALFLPLYYFLLNYIGRELISRPLEELTQTAHDLGSAPLPTRIPVEDELDALAVALVRSGESLSERLRVLRDSNGMLNALLTGLPGFVSVQDRSFRVVYCNATFTKVFNTRPGDSCRRLCNRPAPGGDCPVAQTFADGQPRLLEENGAYPDGTHTRWLVATAPVKAEDGTITHCIELRLDMTTPELQ; encoded by the coding sequence GTGTTCAGACTGCTCAGAGGGATACGCATGCCTCTTTCAACCAAGGTCGCTGCCGTGGGAACAGTGCTTTTTGCCTGTTCCGGCATCTGCGTCCTTGGTGCGCTGCTGGCTTTGTCTGTCAGTGCCCCGTTAACGCCGGTAGACATTGTATGGCTCATGGCCTGCTGCGCCGCGCTGTTTCTTCCACTGTACTATTTCCTGCTGAACTATATCGGCAGAGAGCTTATTTCCCGTCCTCTGGAAGAGTTGACGCAGACGGCCCATGATCTTGGCAGCGCACCGCTGCCCACCCGTATACCCGTCGAGGACGAGCTGGATGCGCTGGCTGTGGCACTTGTCCGTTCCGGTGAATCACTTTCGGAACGGCTCCGTGTCCTGCGCGATTCCAACGGCATGCTCAATGCGCTGCTGACCGGTCTGCCGGGGTTCGTGAGCGTGCAGGACAGGTCCTTCAGGGTGGTCTATTGCAACGCCACGTTTACCAAAGTCTTTAACACCCGCCCCGGCGATTCGTGCCGCAGGCTGTGCAACCGTCCCGCTCCGGGCGGTGACTGCCCTGTGGCGCAGACCTTTGCGGACGGGCAGCCCAGACTTCTTGAGGAAAACGGTGCCTACCCCGACGGAACACATACCCGCTGGCTTGTGGCCACTGCGCCGGTCAAGGCAGAAGACGGCACCATAACACATTGCATAGAATTGCGCCTGGATATGACCACGCCAGAACTACAATAG
- a CDS encoding carbon starvation CstA family protein has product MFYFFLACALLIAGYFIYGKVVEANFGADQCRVTPACRMEDGVDYVKMSPAKIYLIQLLNIAGLGPIFGPILGALYGPAALVWIVLGSIFAGAVHDYFAGMMSVRYDGKSIPDAVGYNLGKFAKQFMNVFSIVLLLLVGVVFVLGPAKLLANKIGFELDKTAAVAVWTGIIFAYYFLATILPVDKIIGRLYPLFAVCLLVMAGGLSTMLIVDGYTFFPNGIGLANVHPTGLPMWPLMFITIACGAISGFHATQSPLMARCLPDEKCGRPIFYGAMIGEGIIALVWATLGMTFYQTPEALQAVLASGGPAAVVDQVATTLMGPIGGFLAIIGVIILPISSGDTAFRAARLIIADFTNVGQRDVAKRLMIAVPLFVVGYLITKTDFNIIWRYFGFSNQTLATIVLWAAAVYLVRHGKIHWIASIPATFMTAVCATYLCVAPEFALKFDSSVGYPIGIATAAVCFVLFMLKARKTVVEVDAPDSPGTIG; this is encoded by the coding sequence ATGTTTTACTTCTTTCTAGCCTGCGCACTGCTTATTGCCGGTTACTTTATCTACGGTAAAGTGGTTGAAGCCAACTTCGGCGCCGACCAGTGCCGCGTAACACCTGCGTGCCGCATGGAAGACGGTGTGGACTACGTCAAAATGAGCCCCGCCAAGATCTACCTTATCCAGCTGCTCAACATTGCAGGTCTGGGTCCCATCTTCGGCCCCATTCTCGGCGCTCTCTACGGTCCTGCAGCCCTGGTGTGGATCGTGCTCGGCAGCATCTTTGCCGGTGCCGTGCATGACTATTTTGCAGGCATGATGTCCGTGCGTTACGACGGCAAGTCCATTCCGGATGCCGTCGGCTACAACCTCGGCAAGTTCGCCAAGCAGTTCATGAACGTGTTTTCCATTGTGCTGCTGCTGCTCGTGGGTGTGGTATTCGTTCTCGGCCCCGCCAAGCTGCTGGCCAACAAGATAGGCTTTGAACTGGACAAGACGGCTGCCGTTGCTGTGTGGACCGGCATCATCTTCGCCTATTACTTCCTTGCCACCATTCTTCCCGTTGACAAGATCATCGGCCGCCTCTACCCCCTGTTTGCCGTATGTCTGCTGGTTATGGCCGGCGGCCTCTCCACCATGCTTATCGTTGACGGCTACACCTTCTTCCCCAACGGCATCGGCCTTGCCAACGTGCACCCCACCGGCCTGCCCATGTGGCCTCTGATGTTCATCACCATCGCATGTGGCGCCATTTCCGGCTTCCATGCAACCCAGTCTCCGCTCATGGCACGCTGCCTGCCCGATGAAAAGTGCGGCCGCCCCATCTTCTACGGCGCAATGATCGGTGAAGGCATCATCGCCCTTGTGTGGGCAACCCTCGGCATGACTTTTTACCAGACCCCCGAAGCCCTGCAGGCCGTTCTGGCCAGCGGTGGTCCCGCAGCCGTTGTCGACCAGGTTGCCACCACCCTCATGGGTCCCATCGGCGGCTTCCTCGCCATCATCGGTGTTATCATTCTGCCCATCTCTTCCGGTGACACGGCATTCCGCGCTGCCCGCCTCATCATCGCCGACTTCACCAACGTGGGGCAGCGCGATGTTGCCAAGCGCCTGATGATCGCAGTGCCCCTGTTTGTTGTGGGCTACCTGATCACCAAGACCGACTTCAACATCATCTGGCGTTACTTCGGCTTCTCCAACCAGACTCTGGCCACCATCGTGCTCTGGGCTGCCGCTGTCTATCTGGTGCGCCACGGCAAGATTCACTGGATTGCTTCCATACCCGCCACCTTCATGACCGCAGTGTGCGCAACCTACCTGTGCGTTGCTCCGGAATTCGCTCTCAAGTTCGATTCCAGCGTGGGCTACCCCATCGGCATCGCCACGGCTGCAGTCTGCTTCGTGCTCTTCATGCTGAAGGCCCGCAAGACTGTCGTGGAAGTGGATGCTCCCGATTCTCCCGGTACCATCGGCTAA
- a CDS encoding RrF2 family transcriptional regulator, whose amino-acid sequence MKLSARSRYATRILVILAENKGTVVNTTSLSEQTGISVQFIEQIIRPLKQGGLVTSTRGVTGGHTLANPPSGISLGDVVRAIEGPIDLTQCCDGEAAALCPRKQECPTRPAWLQVSGILENALDNISIADLLTPPPHLAAFA is encoded by the coding sequence ATGAAATTGTCCGCACGGTCCCGCTATGCCACCCGCATTCTCGTCATTCTGGCAGAGAACAAGGGGACTGTGGTCAATACGACCAGTCTCTCGGAGCAAACGGGCATTTCAGTCCAGTTCATAGAGCAGATCATACGTCCGCTGAAGCAGGGCGGCCTTGTCACCAGCACCCGCGGCGTAACAGGAGGTCACACGCTGGCCAATCCGCCATCCGGCATTTCTCTTGGTGACGTGGTCAGGGCCATCGAAGGCCCCATTGATCTCACCCAGTGCTGCGACGGAGAAGCCGCCGCATTATGCCCCCGCAAGCAGGAATGCCCTACCCGTCCGGCATGGCTGCAGGTATCCGGCATATTGGAAAACGCGCTGGACAACATATCCATTGCCGATCTGCTGACCCCACCACCGCACCTTGCAGCCTTCGCCTGA